The sequence AACATGGGTCGCAACGAAGTCTGATCTGGATACAGCGATAACAGAAGCCGAGACCAATCTAACAGCAACATCTGAAAGTGAGGATGGTTTTGATGTGACGAAAGATAAGATGTGGGTAACAACAGAAGTGAGTGGTGCTTATACTACTACAATAGAAGATGCCAAAGCGACAGCATCTACAATAGCGGAAACATCGAAAGTTGAGATAAGTGATGCGATAGTAAAATTAATGACAGCAACTAAAATATTTGACGCAGCGAAACAGCCGGGAGCTCGGGAAGTAACAGCAGAAGATCTAGCAGAGCTGGTGGAAGAAGCGAATGAGAAGTATATAATGACGGCAGTAAGTCTGGACGGGACAGAAATATCGGCAGAGAAGTATTGGGCATCCGAAGCGGCAAAAGCAGAGCTGAAACTAGCAATAGAAAGAGCGGAAGCGTATGTGGGGGATAAAATGGTTGTGGAGTATAATATGTTGACGGAAGCAATTGCAGAATTTGACACAGTGAAGAAAAAAGGAGTAGCATCAAAAGAGATCTTGCTGGAAGAGATTGGAGAAGCGAGAGCAAATGTTAATATGACGAAAGAGAGCGCGAATGGGGAAGACGTGGCAACGGATAAGTATTGGACAACGGCAGCGATTCGGGGAATGCTAAATACAGCAATAGCGAGCGCAGAAACAGCAGCTGAGGCAGAGAATGCGGGGCCAGATTATATAGCGGAATCAATAGTGAATATTAGGGCAGCCGTAGCAAATTTTGAAGCAAATAAGAAGGCGGGTACACTGGTTGTGGATAAAGCCTTGCTGGACGAATATATAGCCGTGGTGCTGGAAAACATTGAAAGCGTGAACGTGAGTACCGATGGATCGGATGTGAAAATCTACGAGCTGTGGGTGAGCGAAGCCGCTAAAGAAGCGCTTAATGAAGCAATTGTGGTAGCAGAAATCTTCTCTAAGTCGATTACGTCAATAACGGAGACCGACAAAATACTGGAGGCGCAGAAAGAACTATCCGCGGCTAACGATGTATTTAACGAAGCAAAAGCGGATGGGAAAGCTGCTGTCACAAAAGAAACGCTGGTCGAATTTATCGCCGAAATGGAAGCACTTGCGGATGAAATATGGGTGAGCGAGGATGGATCGGATGTAGCATCAGATAGTAAATGGGCGAATGAAGAAGTAATGTTAACATTTAACGTAGCAATAGTATATGCAGAAAATGAAGCGGACGAGCTGGCTGACGATGCAACAGCGGGAGAAGTCGTGGGGCATATTAATGTCCTGAAAGAGGCACGGGATGTATTTAAGGCAGAGCTAGAATATGGAAAAGCTGGGGTGACGAAAGAAACGCTGCAAAAACTAATAGATGTAGCGAAGGTAGCAGTAAATGAAATCCTAGTAAGCGTCGATGGGGGAGAAGTGCCTGTAGAAGAGAACTGGGTGACAGAAGAAGAACGTATGTCGCTAAATGTGGCAATAGCAGAGGCGCAAAAAGTGATAGATGAAGCTGGGGTAGAAGAGGAGGGGGTGTCAATAGCAATAGCTAATCTGAAAACAGCGCAGCGGGAATTTGATCTAGCAAAGAAGCCTGGGAGATATGTATTGGCATCAAAAACATTGTTTGCGCAAGAAATAGCAGTGACAAAACTGAAGCTGGAAACGACAGCGTTAGCGGCAAATGGGGAAGATGTGTTAACGACAGAGTACTATGTGAGCGCTTCATCTGCAGAACAGCTGCGTGATACACTAGACGAAGCGCTAGTGCTGTTGTATAAAGAAGGGGCATCAACAATAGAAGTGAATGCGATGCTAGCAAAACTAAGATCTGCTAATGAAGCGTTCGATGTGGCGAAACGGGGCGGGGAAAAGCTCCCCGATCTTGCTGCAGCGGAAGCTATAATGAGTAAAGCGGAATATGCGTTAGACGTGACAATTGAGGCAAGCGAGGCGCAAGAAGTGAAAGTGTTCGCAACATGGGCATCAGCTGTGGCGCATACTGTGTTGAATACAGCAATGCTAAAAGCGCAAGAAGATCTAGAGGATGAAGAGGCAGATGTGGCAGAAATAGCTACAGAACTGAATGAATCTCTGGCAACGTTTAACGCAAGTAAATCGTATGGGCTAAAAGCAGTGGGTGCGGTAGATCTGGCGCAGCTTATAGCAGATGTGAAGGCAAATCAAGTAGCAGTTAGTGTTGACGGGAGCGAAATTCTGAGAACGGAGAGATGGGTAAAGGAAGAAGTAGCCGAAATGCTGGGAGCGGAACTATCAGCTGCAGTGAATGTGGTGAATGCCGAAGATGCAGAAGATATAGAAGTGGCTAGTATAATGTTGTCAGCTGTGGCGCAAGTGTACTATGACTCTAGAGCATGGGGGACAGCAAAGCCTGGGGGTGAAGCGCTACTTGAAGTCGTTTCATCAGCAACGGCATATATGAACGCAACGAAAGAATCGAATTCTGGATCTGATATATATACGTATGAGAAATGGGTGACAGCTAGCGAAAAGAACGTGTTAAAAACAGCAATCTCTGTGGCTACGGAGGTGCTGGAAGACGTTAGCTCAACAGCGGAGGACCTTGCTATTGCGGCAGCAGACCTGACGGAGGCACTAAATAAATTTAAAGTGGCAGCTGAATACGGGAAAAAAATGGTGGATGAGTTGACATTGGCGCAAATGATAGAAGACGTGAACGTTAATATGAATGCTACCATCGAAGCTGTTAATGGGGCAACGACATATGTGTACCAAAACTGGGCAACACCTGCAGCAAAAGCAAGCCTGGAAAATGTGATAGAGGCGGCATATGAGGTGGTATCGGCTGATAGCATAGCTGAGGCATGTGATGTGGCTGATAAAGTAGCATGGGCAGCTAGAAAGGCAGGTGATGTGGCTGATAGGGAGGCATTGACAGCGGGAGTAGATGAGGCATATAATGTAGCTGATAATATGGCATGGGCAGCTAGCGAGGAATATGATGTAGCTGATGAGGAGGCATGGGCAGCAAGTGAGGATATGATGTGGCTGATAATGTGGCATGTGCAGTTGGCTATGCAGGATATGATGTGGCTAATAATGTGGCATTGGCAGCGAATGAGGATGATGTGGCTGATGAAGTGCATGCAGTGAGTGATGTGGCTGATAAAGTGGCATGTGCAGCAGATGAGGAATGTGATGTGGCTGATAATGTGGTATGGGCAGCGAATGAGAGATATGATGCGGCTGATGAAGAGGCATGTGATGTGGCTGAGAAGAGGATATGGGCATGCAGAAGAGGCATGATGTGGCTGATAATGTGCATGGGCAGCTAGAGGCATATGATGTGGCTGATAAGAGGCATGGGCATGAGGTGATGTGGCTGATAATGTGGCATTGGCAGCGAGTGAGGCATGTGATGTGGCTGATAAGAGATGGGCAGCGAGAGGATGATGTGGCTGATAATGTGGCATGGGCAGCAGGCGAGAAATATGATGTGGCTGATAATGTAGCATGGGCAGCGAATGAGGCATGGGCAGCGAGTGAGGAAGATGCTGATAATATGGCATGGGCAGCAGGTGAGGAATATGTGGCTGATGAGGTAGCATGGGCAGCGAGTGAGGAATATGTGGCTGATGAGGTATGGGCAGCAGGTGAGGAATATGCTGATGAGGTAGCATGGGCAGCGAGTGAGGAATATGTGGCTGATGAGGTATGGGCAGCAGGTGAGGAATATGCTGATAATATGGCATGGGCAGCTAGGGAGGAATATGATGTGGCCCATAATGTGGCATTGGCAGCGAGTGAGGAATATGTGGCTGATGTGGCATGGGCAGCGAGTGAGGCATGGGCAGCTGATGTGGAATGGGCAGCAAGTGAGGCATATTATGATGTAGCTGATGAGGTAGCATGGGCAGCGGGCTATGAAAGACGTGAAAGCGAGGTATTGGCAGCGAGACGTGAGGAAGAGGAATGGGCAGCGAGACGTGCTAGAGAGGAATGGGCAGCGAGACGTGATGATGGGGCGATGGCAGAGGAGGAGCTGGCAGTGTACGCATCGTTTGTGGAGGATATAGCAGATGAGGAAGATGCATTTGCTATAATGGCAGGGAAATTGGCTATAGCGCAGATGGAATTTGAGGCTGGTAAAAATGCTGGGGAAAAGGAGGTGACAAAAGAATCGCTGTGGCAATATGCTACCGCAATAGAAATCGTGGTATCTGGAGTAGCAACTAGTAACGCAGGGGGGGATGTAAGAGTTGCGGAGAAGTATGCAACACCAGGGGCTGATGCTGCAATAAAAGGGGCGTTAGAGGATGTTGAAGTGATTGTGAATAATGCTAATGCAACGGCTGAGCAGCTGGAATATGCTGCAGCAAAATTGAGAATGGCGTATGATGGGTACATAGCATCTCTGGAATATGGAACAATGGAGGCGGACGAACTGTTTTTGGCGCAAGCGGCGTATGATGCGACAGTAAATATGAAGGCAACGTTGACGTCATCATCTGCGGAGGGATATTATACGTTCGAGCATATAGTTCCGGCGGCAGCGAAACTGAAGTTGAGTAATGTGATAGCCGAGGGGTTTGAAAGTATAGTGAGAGTAAGAAATGTGGCAGCAAGAAATACAAATATAGGAAATGCAACGCTTATGGCAGTAAAATTGGCGGGAGCAGTTAGATCGTTCGATATGCAAAAGAGTACGGGAGTTATGTTAGCAACGAAAGATATGCTGGGGGATGTATTGGCTAAAGCAACCCGTGAAATGGCAACAGCGCAGGTGGCAACGTCTGGGGCGGAAGTATATGCGTATGATAAGTGGGGGACAGCAGAGAATGTGGCTAAATTGCAAGAGGCCATAAATGCGGCAGCGGATGCATATGCTAACGAATCTATATCGGCAGAACTGCTGGGCAAAGCAACATCGGAGCTGGCAAACGCGCATCGGGAATTTGTAGAGTTGGAGAAATTTGGATATATGGAGGTTACGAAGCTGGCATTGGCGCAGTTGGTGATAGATGCTGAGGCTAATTTAGCTGCAACTGAAATATCTCGTGATGCTATGGGAGTTGCGGCATACAAAATGTGGGTGAGTTCTGAGGATGCTCAAGAATTTGAAGCTGGGATAGATGATGCGGAAAGCGATGTGAAAGCAAACGAAGACCGGCTGTATGTGAGTGCAATAAAATTGGCATTAGCAGAAATAGAATTTGATGGGAAAAAACGAGAGGGATTAGCCGAAGTAGGAGTGGAAGATCTGAAGGGGCTAATTGATGTGGCAGAAGCGGCGTATGAGGACGTGGAAGTATCTGTTGGCGGGGATGTGTATTCGTATGCTAAGTATGTGGCAACGGAAACGGCATCTAATCTGCTAAAGATAGCAATAGAAAACGCGAGCCTGGCGATAGAGAACGAAGGGATAACACCAGCTCAGGTAGCAAGTGTGGCGAAAGAGCTGCGAGAAGCATTGGATGTGTTTGTTGTAGCGCAGCAGTATGGGAAAAAAGAAGTGGGACGAGTGGAAATGTTGCAGCTGATAGGAAAGACTAAGGCAGAATTAGCTACTGTAGAGGAGGCAGCGAGTGGGGCAGAGGTAGCATCATATGAACGCTGGGCATTAGACGCGGAAATGAAAACATTGGAAAACGCGATAGTAGAGGCAGAAGGTAGAGCATTGGATTTTGAAGCTGATGAAATCGAAATAGATGCAACAATATTGCAGACAGCAAAGAGAGCATTCGACGCGCAGCTGGCATATGGGGAAGTATCGGGGACAAGAGAAGAACTCTCGGCTCTGGCCGCAACTGCAAGAATATTGGTGGGCGCGTATGATGTATGCTCTATGGCAGCAGAAGCAAAGCCGTTTGAGAGATGGGGGACGGAAGAGAATGAGAAGGTGTTGTTGGCAGCTATAGGAAAAGCCGAAGCTGGGGCAGAAAATGCTGGGGCATCGGAAGAGGCGATATCGGCAGAAGCGGTAATGTTAGCTAAAGCAGTGGAGAAGTTTTGCCAAGAGCTGGAATATGGGGCATCGGATATGGCATCAGCAAACGCAGGATTGGCTCAGCTGTTAATCAAGGCATCTGCAGATATAGAAACGGCGATAATAGCTGATGGGGCAGAAGACGTGTACGCGCATGACTTGTGGGCAACACCAGAGGCGGAAGCGGAAATGATGGCAGCAAGAAGTGTGGCGATGGAGCAGCTAGGAGATGTATTGAGAAGTGCTGGGGTGCTAGATGTGAAAGTAGGTGATGCGGATATAATGGCATTATCGGCAATGATAAATCTGGAATTGGCACGAAAGGAATTCGCTACGAGCCGTAATGTGGGAGGAAGAAATAATTCTGATGCATTTGTATTGCAGGAGTTGATAGACGAAACGAGGCCGATGGTAGATTCTGTGGTAGCGGCAGTAACGGGGGCGAATGTTAATGTGTATGATAAATGGATTAAGCAAGAAGATAAGAGCGAGCTACTGGGAGTCCTTGATATGGCACAGCGAGCACTAGATGATGGGGTAGCAACACCAGCGCAGCTATCTGAAGAAGCGATGAAAGTCCGAGTGGCGAGAGATGCATTTGTGGATGGGATAGAATATGGCGAAAAGAGGGTAGCAAAGACAGCATTGATGGAAATGATAGGAGATGTGGCAGCGGATGTGACGGCAACATATGTTAATGATGATGCAAAAGCTGTACCAGTATATGCCAAATACGTGGCTGTAGGTGATGTGGCCGAGAATATGGTATCGGCAGTGGAAATAGGGCGAGAAGGAATAGCTGCGGATGCGGAATATGATGCTATAGCCGTGATTGTAGAGCAAGCAACAGCAAACTTTGAAGCTGAGAAGAGAATGGGCGAGGCGGATGTGGAAAAGCTGGAGCTGAATATGCTGATAAATGAGGCAGAGATAGCATTGAGGAGAATGAAGGAATCTGCAAATGGGGCAGACGTGAATGTGTTTGAAAGATGGGTGAAAGCCGATGTGATAGAAATGGCAACAAATGCTATAGATGCAGCAAAAGCGGTGGTGGAAGAGGCGAGCATAAATGAGGCATCGATAGAACTGGCAAATGCTATAGGCGATCTTGTATTAGCTGCAGAATATGGGACATTGGAAATAACATCGGCAGCGTTAAAAGAGGCTGTTGCCTGGGTAGAGGGCGAAGCCGCTAAGACAGCAATTTCTGAGAATGGGGCAGAAGTGGCGACAACTCTTAAGTGGGCACAGCAAGCAGAGAGAAATGTATTGCAAATTTATATAGCAAAAGCTAGTAATGTTGCTAATGATGGTGGTGCAGCGGAAGGAGAGATGTGGGCAGCAGGAAAAGAAATGATGGCGGCATTGAATATTTTTGAATCTACGAGAGAGTATGGATTGTTGGAAATGGATTTGCAAGCGCTGTTGGAAGCACTAGAGGATGCGTATGACAATCTGGCATCGACAAAAGAGAGCGATAAAGATGGCGGGGACGTGTTTGCATATGAAAAATGGACAACGGCAGAAGTGAGAGCCGCATATGTAGCAGTTATAAGTGCAGCACAAGCGGTAGCAGACGATCCGTATGTGACTAAAATAGCAGTGGATGAAGCAATAGCTGATTTGGCTGCAGCTAAAGTGGTGTTTGAAGAGGCAAAAGCGTATGGAAAAATGGAGTTCGATAAGACAGAGTTGAAGCAAGCAATAGCCGCGGCGAGGGAGAATGTGGAGGCTACTTACATAGCTACTGTGGAAACTGCATCTAGCGTATATGTGACAGATTTATGGACTACAGCAGAGGTGCGGGAAACTTATATGAAGGCAATAGCAGACGCGCAAATGGTGGTAGATGAATATGCGGCATCGCCAGAGAAAATAGCAGAGGCAGTCAGTGAGCTTGCTGTTGCTACAGGCGTGTTTAATGGAGCGAAGCTGAATGGGACAAAAGAGATCGATAGGAGCGAGCTGGTGACGGCAATAGCGCTGGCATATGCAACAATAGCTGATACGAAAGTGAGCGAAGATGGGGCGGATATGTATGTTAGCGATAGATGGGTAACCCAAATTGTGGTAGATGTATTAGAGAGCGCGATTGAAAAGGCGGAAGAGGTGTTGAATGATCCGGGAGCAACGCAGCCGAAAGTTGTGGAGGAAGCTAAAGTGCTTAATGATGCTATTTTGGAATTTGAAACCGCAAAACAGCAAGGGGCACTAGCTCTGGATCCGGCTGAACTTGAAGTGACCTATGAAATAGCAGCGGAGGAGTTGAAGAAAACGAAAGTCGCGATAGATGGGGAAGAGGTTTTTAATTATGAGTACTGGGTGATAGAAGCCGAGAGGGATGCGCTGTTCTATGTGGCCGAAGACGCGAGATTGGTGTTATTGGCAGTGGAAGAGGCTGGTGGATCGGAGCTAAATGTGGCTACTGTAATGACCGAATTGCCGACCGAGTTGCCGACCGCGTTAACTATCGAAGCAACACAAGATGCTATTGTTGCAGCTAATACGAATCTGAAAGAAGCACTGGTGGTGTTTGCTAGGGCGAAAAAGAAAGGCGAGAAATTTGCAGATAAAGGAAGTCTTGTTGCAGCTATAGAGAGAGCGACCGTTAATATGGCATCGACGAGAGTGAGCGTGGACGGGCTGAATGTCTTCGAATATGAGCAGTGGGTGATAGCGGAAGAAATGCGGGCCTATGAGGGAGCTGTTGAGGCTGCAGAAAAGCTGTTAGCGTTAGTGGAGGCATCTGAAGCGGAGATAGCAGAAATGGTGGCGAGACTGGATGAGCAAGAAGCTATATTTAATGCGGCTAAAGCGTATGGGAAAGCTCCAAATGATACGGAAGCGCTGGAATCGGCAATAGAGGCGGCGCAGGCGAATGTGGACGCTACGGCGGTGAGCGTTGATGGAGGAGAGGTGTATACTTATGCAAAATGGGTGGTGCAGGCTGATATGGATAAAATGGTATCGGCTATTGCATCGGCTAAAGCAGTAGCGGAGGATAGCACGTCTGAGCCAGCTGATATTACAGCAGCGATAGAAGCATTGGTAGCAGCTGAGGGCGAATTTAATAAAGTTAAAAAGTTTGGATTGAAGGTTACGGATAAAGCAACATTGGCAGAAGCAATATTGGAAGCTCGTGAGTTATTTG is a genomic window of Candidatus Epulonipiscium viviparus containing:
- a CDS encoding S-layer homology domain-containing protein → MADNVHGQLEAYDVADKRHGHEVMWLIMWHWQRVRHVMWLIRDGQREDDVADNVAWAAGEKYDVADNVAWAANEAWAASEEDADNMAWAAGEEYVADEVAWAASEEYVADEVWAAGEEYADEVAWAASEEYVADEVWAAGEEYADNMAWAAREEYDVAHNVALAASEEYVADVAWAASEAWAADVEWAASEAYYDVADEVAWAAGYERRESEVLAARREEEEWAARRAREEWAARRDDGAMAEEELAVYASFVEDIADEEDAFAIMAGKLAIAQMEFEAGKNAGEKEVTKESLWQYATAIEIVVSGVATSNAGGDVRVAEKYATPGADAAIKGALEDVEVIVNNANATAEQLEYAAAKLRMAYDGYIASLEYGTMEADELFLAQAAYDATVNMKATLTSSSAEGYYTFEHIVPAAAKLKLSNVIAEGFESIVRVRNVAARNTNIGNATLMAVKLAGAVRSFDMQKSTGVMLATKDMLGDVLAKATREMATAQVATSGAEVYAYDKWGTAENVAKLQEAINAAADAYANESISAELLGKATSELANAHREFVELEKFGYMEVTKLALAQLVIDAEANLAATEISRDAMGVAAYKMWVSSEDAQEFEAGIDDAESDVKANEDRLYVSAIKLALAEIEFDGKKREGLAEVGVEDLKGLIDVAEAAYEDVEVSVGGDVYSYAKYVATETASNLLKIAIENASLAIENEGITPAQVASVAKELREALDVFVVAQQYGKKEVGRVEMLQLIGKTKAELATVEEAASGAEVASYERWALDAEMKTLENAIVEAEGRALDFEADEIEIDATILQTAKRAFDAQLAYGEVSGTREELSALAATARILVGAYDVCSMAAEAKPFERWGTEENEKVLLAAIGKAEAGAENAGASEEAISAEAVMLAKAVEKFCQELEYGASDMASANAGLAQLLIKASADIETAIIADGAEDVYAHDLWATPEAEAEMMAARSVAMEQLGDVLRSAGVLDVKVGDADIMALSAMINLELARKEFATSRNVGGRNNSDAFVLQELIDETRPMVDSVVAAVTGANVNVYDKWIKQEDKSELLGVLDMAQRALDDGVATPAQLSEEAMKVRVARDAFVDGIEYGEKRVAKTALMEMIGDVAADVTATYVNDDAKAVPVYAKYVAVGDVAENMVSAVEIGREGIAADAEYDAIAVIVEQATANFEAEKRMGEADVEKLELNMLINEAEIALRRMKESANGADVNVFERWVKADVIEMATNAIDAAKAVVEEASINEASIELANAIGDLVLAAEYGTLEITSAALKEAVAWVEGEAAKTAISENGAEVATTLKWAQQAERNVLQIYIAKASNVANDGGAAEGEMWAAGKEMMAALNIFESTREYGLLEMDLQALLEALEDAYDNLASTKESDKDGGDVFAYEKWTTAEVRAAYVAVISAAQAVADDPYVTKIAVDEAIADLAAAKVVFEEAKAYGKMEFDKTELKQAIAAARENVEATYIATVETASSVYVTDLWTTAEVRETYMKAIADAQMVVDEYAASPEKIAEAVSELAVATGVFNGAKLNGTKEIDRSELVTAIALAYATIADTKVSEDGADMYVSDRWVTQIVVDVLESAIEKAEEVLNDPGATQPKVVEEAKVLNDAILEFETAKQQGALALDPAELEVTYEIAAEELKKTKVAIDGEEVFNYEYWVIEAERDALFYVAEDARLVLLAVEEAGGSELNVATVMTELPTELPTALTIEATQDAIVAANTNLKEALVVFARAKKKGEKFADKGSLVAAIERATVNMASTRVSVDGLNVFEYEQWVIAEEMRAYEGAVEAAEKLLALVEASEAEIAEMVARLDEQEAIFNAAKAYGKAPNDTEALESAIEAAQANVDATAVSVDGGEVYTYAKWVVQADMDKMVSAIASAKAVAEDSTSEPADITAAIEALVAAEGEFNKVKKFGLKVTDKATLAEAILEARELFDSTFVSVDGSDIGSDSRWATKAERDVLLKAITSATAVEKNSSATIEEIAGATDAINAASAVYEDALRYGLNVIDKAALESALNRALGAKKDVIVSADGMDVAVEEVWVTEKAMSEFEVAILVAEEAKADGELTQDEVDVAVAKLEAAIEAFEVAKRNGLYSEDSVWVSVPGVANGKLRVTFDGTIAEAEPGVTVAHIPASVSVEGSVTPIVAVAEGAFSECEGLAEVVILANVAIEKKAFAGCGVLDSVAIPYASELGSEVFAHTAISAINVAAQAMAADAFADAANLEVINYEGSEAAWDDLDVATAAKVAFNAASRAAIAGAYVNRDRLETNVAVSEDDGGDVSVGAKWVTVAEMTAYTDAVAILREALFAPGPSTAAQVDSAVATFVAAENTFKACIKIKTAEEDDLLEELLDDLLNDIDNALNNLRSVKISSNGKDVAKSQRWVTERVYDAFSAAIDDAEEIADDVDDENSSEEDIDEAIETLENAIDALKEANYDFNRSKKYGSKPSSSGGSSGGSSGGSSGGSSGGSSGGSSGGSSGGSSGGSSGVSGGGSGVSGGGSSDTSLPGADYYDDIDIDIPRTVNGITSIYITVSTNAHNIASNYIDYATVESVVDDLIAESARLDTAPRLVIEVDAPNANAVYVKLDSASLADLLAVNNSSLALITQFADGAIDRDLLGELISPAEDITFSFANANGASINVAQAAAIDDLKDVIDVGIWIGDEPLTRLANDIGITYSAAANADSIIFVDEHGRRSRKSIATQDATQITFKTKDLSLFGVYSIAAPEFALPYTDVVDGSWYYDSVASMYQRGIMVGVTRASFEPFTKATRAQIAAIIYRLAHHAQTPSVAGGGGGGGGGGGGGGGGGDVGGERRASFEPFTKATRAQIAAIIYRLAHHAQTPSVATTVVDIPANSWHAVSSNWAVSNNLFYITDKQFYPDEAITREALVTAYYIYAKSLGQTSSSQSLMAFVDASDLSFWAIDAMRWAIGVGLIAGTSDTTLSPLGIASRAEVAAITDRFLAIYPH